One [Clostridium] saccharolyticum WM1 DNA segment encodes these proteins:
- a CDS encoding Wadjet anti-phage system protein JetD domain-containing protein, which yields MINILKNYSKKTIDIYDLAFEYRKKPVLQWSREEINEYIQQLQDLDDQRIIQIKRSGKGEANLDSIQRKITINKWNLEGQSEAVDLDLFCHDLGMDASYYLKNLDQYHIDRPHIERLTALLHRNSGELTLNEISYVVFKDEKALSQPEKASVNGKRILNNLGLEISDIPYVDTISPFYYPTSSDGDTVLVVENKDTCFSLLRLLAGKESNIKGVLFGEGRAVIKIFKFLHVYSLGNNDLFLYYGDVDQEGFDIARSLIEKYPQHNIKLSRALYHSLLSYEGRALIKKRTIDNSKAEDILTNLFDEDRTSIMSILESEGCIPQEALNYDDMKVTMDELQYRLF from the coding sequence ATGATAAATATTCTAAAAAACTATAGTAAGAAAACAATAGATATATACGATCTAGCTTTCGAATATCGCAAGAAACCAGTATTGCAATGGTCTCGTGAAGAAATCAATGAGTATATTCAGCAGCTCCAAGATTTGGATGACCAAAGAATTATTCAAATAAAGAGAAGTGGCAAAGGTGAGGCAAATTTGGATTCTATCCAGAGAAAAATCACTATTAATAAATGGAATTTGGAAGGTCAATCTGAAGCCGTAGATCTTGATTTGTTTTGCCACGATTTAGGGATGGACGCTTCATACTATCTGAAGAATTTAGATCAGTATCATATTGATAGACCCCACATTGAGAGACTAACAGCCCTTCTACATAGAAATTCCGGAGAATTGACGCTCAATGAAATTTCATATGTGGTTTTCAAAGACGAAAAAGCATTATCACAGCCCGAAAAAGCTTCAGTGAATGGAAAACGTATCCTTAACAATCTGGGGCTAGAGATTAGCGACATTCCGTATGTGGATACAATATCGCCCTTCTATTATCCAACATCTTCCGATGGTGATACGGTTCTAGTTGTCGAGAATAAAGATACCTGCTTTTCACTACTAAGACTATTAGCTGGGAAAGAGTCCAACATCAAAGGTGTTCTCTTCGGAGAAGGAAGAGCAGTTATTAAGATCTTTAAGTTCTTGCATGTATATAGCCTCGGGAACAACGATTTGTTTTTATACTATGGAGATGTTGATCAAGAAGGTTTTGATATTGCAAGGTCTCTTATAGAAAAGTACCCGCAACATAACATCAAGCTCTCAAGGGCTTTATACCATAGCTTGCTTAGCTATGAAGGACGAGCGCTAATCAAAAAACGAACGATTGATAACTCAAAAGCTGAAGACATACTGACAAACCTATTTGACGAAGATAGAACCTCAATAATGTCAATATTGGAGTCTGAAGGATGTATTCCGCAGGAAGCATTAAACTATGATGATATGAAGGTGACAATGGATGAACTACAATATAGACTATTCTGA